The sequence TCCATGGATTTGGCTGTTGGAGAAGATAACTTAGCTCAGGCGATTGGTCGAGGCGGTCAGAATGTTCGGCTCGCATCAGAACTGTCGGGCTGGGATATCAACGTCATGAGCGTTGAACAGTGGAACGAGAAACAAGAAAAAGAAGCGGGTAGTTCGAAAGATGTCTTTATGGACGCTTTGGATATCGATGAAGACGTTGCCGACGTTCTTGTCGATGAAGGTTTTACTACGCTAGAAGAGGTTGCATACGTACCTCTAGAAGAGTTTCTTGCGATAGATGGTTTTGATGAAGATATCGCAAATGAATTGCGTAGCCGAGCAAAAGATGCCTTGATAACTCAAGCGCTTGCCAGTGAGGAAGAAACTGCAGGGCAAGAACCGGCCGAAGATTTGTTGGCAATGGAAGGCATGGATGAAGGGCTCGCGAACACTTTAGCTGCTCGTGGCGTTATCACCATGGAAGATTTGGCAGAGCAAGCTGTTGACGAATTAATGGAAATTCACGGCATGGATGAAAAGCGTGCAGCCGCTTTAATTATGAAAGCGCGCGAACCTTGGTTTGCAGACGAAAACTAAGTCTAGCAATCCAAACACGCATCAAGAATATTGAACGAATTTAACGGGAACTGAGACAAATTTATGGCTGAAGTAACTGTAAGTGAACTCGCCAAGTCTGTAGGGGCTTCTGTCGATCGCATACTGGCCCAAATGAAGCAGGCCGGCTTATCACACCAGAATTCAGACGAGATGGTGTCCGACGAAGAGAAGCAAACGTTGCTGGCTTTTTTAAAGTCCAGCCACGGTGAATCCGCGGATGCGCCTAAGAAAATCACCTTAAAACGTAAAACCACAACGACGTTAAAAACTGGATCTGGCGCTTCGCGCAAAACGGTTAACGTTGAAGTTCGTAAAAAGCGAACGTATGTGAAACGTGAAGAGGCTTCTGAGGACGACGCCGATACAGGCGATCAGTCCATCTCAGAAACTGAGAGCATTGTGCCTGAAACCGGTACAGCCGAATTAACAGTTGATGCTGTACCTGTAGTGGAGACTGTAGAGCCTGTTGTTGAAGCTGACATTGAGCCTGCTGAAGAAGTGGCAGCTGCAGAGGTTGAGCCGGAGGCTCCGCCTGTGGTTGAAGTGATTCGGCCTTCGTATACCGATGATGCAGAAATGTTGCGCCAAAAAGCCGCTCAAGCTCGTCGTAAGGCTGAGCAAGATGCCGTCGAAGCTAAGAAACTCGCGCAGGAAAAACGTAAAGCTGAGCAAGTAGCTGCGGCAAAACCGGCTGCAGCTCCAGCGAATATACCAGCAGCTCCCGCATCAGTTGATGAGCGTAGTAAGCATGGTCATCCGAAGAAGCTGAAAACTAAAGCTGAAATTGAAGTTGACGAAGAAGAAGCGAAAAAGCACAACAAGAAAGCGGGTAAAGCCGTTAAGAAAGTTGCTGCTCCGAAAAAAGCTGCTTCTGCGTTGGACTATGTGGAAGATAAAGAAGAAATTGAAGAGGTTATTCATTCGCCGAAGAAGCGTCGAATGGGTGGCTCATCAGGTTCGCGTCCTGTTATTAAGGTGAAAAATCAGCATGGCTTTAAGAAGCCAACCAGTAAAATCACCTATGACGTTGAAATTCCTGAAGAAATTAGTGTGTCTGACCTCGCTCAGCGCATGAATGTTAAAGCCGGTGAAGTGGTTAAGCAGTTGATGAAACTGGGCACTATGGCCACGATCAATCAGTTGATTGATCAGGACACCGCGCAATTGGTAGTAGAAGAGCTGGGCCACAAAGTTGTACTGGTAAGCGGCGATGCCGTTGAAGTTAAGCTTCGCGAGCAAGTGGCTACTGATGACGGTGCAGTAATGGTCGATCGTGCACCTGTTGTGACGGTGATGGGCCATGTCGATCACGGTAAAACTTCGTTACTTGATTACATTCGGGAGTCTAAAGTCGCTTCTGGCGAAGCCGGTGGTATTACGCAGCATATCGGTGCCTATCGAGTGAGAACTAGTCATGGTGAGCTCGCATTTTTAGATACCCCTGGGCACGCAGCATTTACGGCTATGCGAGCGCGTGGAGCTCAATGTACCGACGTGGTAATTCTTGTTGTAGCGGCAGATGATGGCGTAATGCCTCAAACAGAAGAAGCTGTTCAGCACGCTCGAGCAGCGGGTGTACCGCTGGTTGTTGCCATTAATAAAATGGATAAAGAAGCCGCCGATCCAGAGCGAGTCAAAAACGAACTTTCAGCGAAAGACGTTATACCCGATGATTGGGGTGGTGATACTCAGTTTATCCCTGTCTCTGCTCATACAGGAGAGGGCGTCGAAGCATTGTTGGAGGCTGTTGCCTTACAGGCAGAGCTGCTTGAGCTTAAAGCGCCTTCAGATGTTCCTGCTCGCGGTGTTGTGATTGAATCTAGAATGGATAAAGGTCGCGGTGTTGTAGCGACGGTTCTTGTCCAAGGCGGCATGTTAAGCGGCGGAGATATTTTGCTGGCTGGACAAAGCTTTGGCCGTGTTCGTGCTATGACGAATGAGTTCGGTGTGAAGATCACCGAAGCAGGCCCCTCTACGCCGGTTGAGTTGTTAGGATTAGATTCTCCTCCAGAAGCGGGCGATGAATTTTTAGTTGTTCCTGATGAGCGCAAAGCGCGCGAAGTTGCTCAGTTCCGTGCAGAGAAAGAGCGTGGCGAAAAGCTGCAACGCCAACAAGCTGCGAAGCTAGAAAATATGTTTGCAGGTATGGGCAGCGACGAGAAAAAAATATTACCAGTTGTGCTTAAGACCGATGTGCGCGGTTCATTAGAAGCCATTCAGGCTGCGTTGATCGATATGGGTAACGAGGAAGTTCAGGTTACCTTGGTTGGCGGTGGTGTTGGCGGAATTACTGAAAATGACGTAAACCTAGCGCTTACCTCAGGTGCGATTATTGTGGGCTTTAACGTACGAGCGGATGCTTCTGCGCGTAAGCTGGCCGAGTCCGAATCAGCTGAAATTCGGTACTACAGTATTATTTACCAATTGATCGATGAGGTTAAATCAGCCTTGTCAGGCATGCTTGACCCCGAGCGTGTTGAAGAGATTGTCGGTATCGCAGATGTGCGCGACGTTTTCCGTTCACCAAAGTTTGGTCAAGTGGCCGGTTGTATGGTTACGGAAGGTTCGGTTCAGCGTAATAAGCCTATCCGCGTTTTGCGTGAAAATGTTGTTATTTTTGAAGGTGAGCTTGAATCGTTACGTCGCTTTAAAGACGATGTTAGTGAAGTTCGCAACGGTACAGAGTGTGGTATCGGGGTGAAAAACTACGATGTGAAAGTCGGCGATCAAATCGAAGTCTTCGATGTTAAAGAGGTAGCGAGAGAGCTGTAATGCTTTCTCAACTCTTCGAGAAATACTGAAATGCCAAGAGAATTTAAACGCTCCGATCGAGTAGCTGATGCGCTTCAGCGTAGCCTCGCGAATTTTATTCGTACGGAAATACGTGACCCACGCGTAGGAATGGTCAATGTTAATTCGGTTTCTGTGAATCGAGACATGGCTAACGCAAAGGTTTACGTTACCGTTGTTGGTGCTGAAACGGACGAAGAAGCTGAAGCGTCGGTTGCCATTTTAAATAAAGCGTCCGGTTATTTACGTAACTTGATTGCGAAAGATTTAATGCTTCGAATGACGCCAAAGTTACAGTTTTTTTACGATTTTACCGCTGTACATGGTCAGCAGTTATCGAGCCTTATCGATCAAGCGGTTGCAGAAGATAACGCGCATCACTCTGATGATAGTGGTAAAGAGGAATAAATTTTGGGGCGTAGACGTAGATTTGGTCGTCCTATTAGCGGGGTTCTTGTAGTCGATAAGCCCGCTGGCGTTACCTCTAACGATGTTGTTCAACGCGCAAAGCGGTTGTTTTATGCCAATAAAGCGGGCCACACCGGTGCGCTTGACCCTCTTGCTACGGGTGTTTTGCCTCTTTGTTTTGGGGAAGCCACCAAGTTTTCTCAGTACCTCCTAGACTCTGATAAAGGCTATATCAGTACGTATCGATTTGGCTTACAGACGGATACTGCCGATGCAGACGGCCAAGTGATAGCCGAGGTTGATGCAAGCAAGTTAACAGCTAAAGCCGTTGAGAAAGCAATCGCTCACTATCGTGGCGATATCAAACAAATCCCACCTATGTATTCTGCTCTGAAGCGCAATGGCCAGCCTTTATATAAATTGGCACGCGAAGGTATAGAGGTTGAGCGCGAAGCTCGCCCCGTCACTATTTATAATTTCGAGCTTCTTGATTTTCGCCCAGGCCAATACGCCGAGGCGGATGTGCGCGTGGAATGCAGTAAAGGTACTTATATTCGAAGTTTAGCGGAAGATATCGGGCGGGATCTGGGCGTCGGTGCCCATGTTCAATCGTTACGACGTATTCAGGCTGGTCCGTTTATGGAAGCTCAGGTGTTAAACCTTGATGATATTGAAGCTGAGCGTGGCGATGACCGCGCCGAAACGCTGGATCATCACCTGCTTCCAACAGACGCGCCAGTGGCCGAAATGCCCGCCTTGACGCTTGATGAGCACAGTGGCTTCTATTTTTTGCGAGGTCAAGCGGTTATCAATAACGAAGTCTACCAGTTGGGAGACGAAGGTGATAAAGTGCGCGTCTTCCAGTCAACTGGTGAATTTTTAGGCGTTGGCGAAATTACAGATGATAGCCGAGTGGCACCAAGCCGCTTGGTGGCTCAGCCCTAGGGTTGGGGCCTATTCCTCAATGAGAGGGAAGGTGACAAAAGAGTTGCTTTAAACGGCAAACCGACCTACCTGTAAATATGCACGGGGCAGGCCGGAACTACGCTGTATTACTCGTGAAAACGGCGAATACAGATTCGGCATATTGATAAAAAAATGAGGAGTTTCTCATGGCACTAAGTGCTCTAGAAAAAGACGCAATCGTAAAAGAACATCAAACCTCTGAGACCGATACTGGTTCTCCAGAAGTTCAGGTTGCATTGCTAACCGCTAATATTAATAAATTGCAGGGTCACTTTGCTGACCACAAGCAAGACCACCACTCACGTCGTGGTTTAATCCGTATGGTTAACCAGCGTCGTAAGTTGTTGGATTACCTGAAAGGTAAGAATGTTAGTCGTTATGCAAGTTTGATCCAGAAGTTGGGTCTACGCCGTTAAGCGGTGATGTACCTAAGTGCCCGCCTTGTGCGGGCACTTTTACTTTCTGCTCTTTGGTTTCTTTGTCTTACTCTGCTACGAAAAAGAATTTATTTATTTTCCCGTGGTCTGAATTCTACGTTGTTACGGGGTGATGGATGAATGCGAAACCTTCGGATAGCGAACGGTTTTGAATTTGAAGGTAATTGAAAAATAAAGCGCAATGGGGCGCTTCAAACATTAAGGATAAGTAATGAATCCGGTAATTAAAAAATTCCAATATGGTAAAGATACTGTCACTCTCGAAACGGGCCGCATTGCTCGTCAAGCGACAGGTGCTGTTATGGTGAGCATGGGTGAAACCCGTGTTTTGTGTACAGTTGTTGGTGCAAGAGAAGCGAAAGCAGGTCAAGACTTCTTCCCGCTCTCTGTTCATTATCAAGAAAAAGCCTATTCTGCGGGCAAAATTCCTGGCGGGTTCTTTAAGCGAGAAGGTCGTCCATCTGAGAAAGAAACACTGACTTCTCGGTTAATCGATCGACCTATTCGTCCTTTATTCCCGAACGGGTATATGTGTGAAGTACAGGTTGTTTGTACTGTTATTGCGGCCGAGAAAGCCGTTGACCCAGATATTGCCGCTATGATCGGTACGTCTGCAGCATTGGCGATATCAGGTATACCCTTTAACGGCCCTATAGGCGCTGCTCGCGTGGGATACACCCAGAGCGAAGGCTATATTCTTAACCCAGAGTACGCGGCATTAGCGGATTCTGAGTTGGACATGGTTGTTGCGGGTACTCGTGACGCGGTACTCATGGTTGAATCTGAAGCCAATGAGTTGCCAGAAGATATTATGTTGGGTGCCGTACTGTATGCCCATCAAGAGTTGCAAGCGGTTGTTCATGCGGTTGATGAGCTGGTACGTGATGCCGGTAAAGAACGTTGGGAATGGTCAGCACCGGCTGTCAATGAAGAGCTTCAAGCTGCTGTATTGCGTGGCTTCGAGGATTCTATCGGCGTTGCTTACCGCATTATTGATAAACAAAAACGTTACAACCGTTTAAGTGAACTGCGTACACAAGCGATTGCTGAGCTTGTAACCGCAGATTCTGACGTTAAAGCTGATGACGTACAAAAGCTATTTGCAAAGATTGAAAAGCAGATTGTACGTAGCCGTGTTGTGGCTGGAGAGCCTCGCATTGATGGTCGTGACAGTAAAACTGTTCGCGGCCTTCAGGTAGAAGTTGGCGTATTACCTAAAGTACACGGTTCTGCATTATTTACGCGGGGTGAAACCCAAGCTTTGGTAGTTGCTACCTTAGGTTCCGCGCGAGATGCACAAATCATTGATGCCCTTGAAGGTGAGCGTAAAGATAACTTTATGCTGCATTACAACTTCCCTCCTTACTCAGTAGGTGAATGTGGCCGTATGGGCGGCACCGGGCGTCGGGAAGTTGGTCATGGCCGATTGGCTCGCCGTGGTGTTGCTGCGATGTTACCTTCGTCGGATGATTTCCCGTACACGATGCGTGTGGTTAGTGAGATTACAGAATCAAATGGTTCAAGCTCAATGGCTTCCGTGTGTGGTACGAGTTTGGCATTGATGGACGCGGGTGTACCGTTGAAGGCGCCTGTTGCCGGTATCGCTATGGGTTTGGTTAAAGAAGAAAACGGTTATGCCGTATTAACCGATATCTTGGGCGATGAAGATCACCTTGGCGATATGGACTTTAAAGTAGCTGGTACTACCGATGGTATTACTGCGTTACAGATGGATATCAAAATTGAAGGCATTACCGAAGAAATTATGGAGACAGCGTTAGAGCAAGCTATGCACGCGCGTTTACATATTCTTGCTGAAATGAATGCTGTGATTGCAACGCCACGTTCGAAGTTGTCGGACAACGCACCTCAATACCACACGATGAAAATTGATCCCGATAAAATTCGCGATATCATCGGTAAAGGTGGCGCTACCATACGCTCAATTACCGAAGAGACCGGCGCAACTATCGATATTGATGATGATGGCACGGTGAAGATTTACGGTGATGACGGCGATAGTCTTGCGGGCGCGATCACTCGCATCGAAGAGATTACAGCAGAAGCAGAAATCGGTGCTACTTATCAAGGTAAAGTTGTACGTATTGTTGATTTCGGCGCGTTCGTGAACTTCTTGCCAGGCAAAGATGGTTTGGTCCACATTTCTCAAATCGCTCATGAGCGAGTGCAGAATGTGACAGATTATCTGAGTGAAGGTCAAGACGTAGATGTTAAATGTTTGGATATTGATCAGCGCGGTCGTATTAAGCTTTCTATCAAAGAGTTGTTGCCTAAGCCTGAAGTAGAAACTGGATCTGACGACGCTTAATACGTTAAGCTTCATCTGCTAAAACAAGCCCGCAACTGCGGGCTTTTTTCTGTTCATTTAAAAAGGTTTACAGCGTAGTGTCTCGATTGTTTTGTGCGTTTTTTTTATGTCTCCTGCTGCCTGCGGTGCAAGCAGAGGATTTGCCGAAGGTTGAATTGGGTATTGGTTTTGCGGCACAGCACTTGCGCGATTATAGGGGCGCGGATGAGAGCCAGACTCAGGCCCTTCCCTTCCCTATTCTTATTTATCGTGGTGATCGCTTTCAGGCTGATAAAGACGGTATTCGAGGTCTCTTTTTAGAAGGTGAGGGTTGGGAATTGAATTTTAGTGCTGAAGCGGCGCTAAATGGTGGAAGTGACGAAAATACTGTGCGTGCGGGCATGGAATCACTTGATTCGGCCGTTGAGTTTGGCCCGTCGTTAAATTTTAATCTCACCGGTGAGGATTTCGATCACGGGTGGTCGCTGCGACTACCCTTAAGGGCCGTATTTGCGGTTGATCTCACGGATAAGAATATTGAGCCTATAGGTTTCAATGCAAACCCCAAAATAACCTACCGTAAGCCCGCACTATGGCGTGGCTGGAACAGTAAGGTAGATCTGGGTCTTCTCTGGGGCTCGGACGACTACCACGACTATTATTATAGTGTTGCACCCGCCATGGTTACGGCAGAGCGCACGGCCTATGATGCGGCAGCCGGTTACAGTGGTAGCTATTTCAAATTTAGTTTAAAGAAACGTAGGGGCCAATTGTGGTATGGCTGGAACCTTCGCTATGATAATCTCAGTGCAGCTGTGTTCGACGATAGTCCGTTAGCCGTAACACCGCATTATTTTTCAACAACGTTAGCAGTAGGTTGGTTCTTTTGGTCAAGCGACTAAGGTGTTGTGATGAAATTCAGTGAGTCAGAAGTTCGTGTGCTAGGTGTATTAATAGAAAAAGCGGTTACAACACCCGATCAATACCCGTTGTCGCTCAATGCTTTAACAACGGGCTGTAATCAAAAAACAAATCGAGAGCCTGTGGTTGAATATTCCGATACCCAAACGCAATCGATTATTGACGAGCTGATAAAGAAAAGTCTCGTAAGTGAAATGCGCTTGGGTGGACGAGTTCCGAAATATCAGCATCGATTTTGCAATACTGAATTTGGTGAATATCATTTTAATGCCCAAGAGCTTGGCGTGATTTGTGTGTTGTTTTTGCGAGGCGCACAAACGCCGGGAGAGCTTCGAACAAGAACAAATAGACTGTGTACCTTTAGTGATGTAACTGAGGTTGAGCAGATTTTGTCTGGCCTTATTAACCGTGATGGGCTTCCCTACGTTAAGCAGTTGCCAAGAGAGGCAGGGCGTCGCGATAGCCGGTATCGTCACTTGTTTTTGGAATCAGATACCATCGACGATACCCCTCTCAAGGGTGCAGCGAGAACGTCTGGCGCGGCGGTTGTAGATGTGCCGGCGACGGCAGTAGAAGATGTTGCAGCAGACACTCTATTGGATCGGATAGAAATGTTAGAGCTGACGGTCGAAGAGCTACAGCAACAAATTATATCGCTGCAGCGTAACGTTAAAGATTAAGCTCGACGCTCATTGCCGTATGCTCGCGTGAGCCTTTTAACGATTACTGAGCAATACTTTTCTTGAATGTTTTTAAATAGTTAATAATATCCAAAGATTCATACATCCACTGTACTTTCCCATTGCCATGCTCTATACGTAAAGCTGGCACTTGTGTTTTACCACCTTGCGAGCGAAGTAACTGGCGCGCGTCATAGTCGCTAGCAACGTTAGCTCCACCAATTTTTATTTGCATGGTATCCAACGCACGGTAAACCCGCATGCAGTAGCCACATGTTGGGCTGTGATAAAGTGTGAGATGGTCGAACGGTTGATTGCTGGCTGTCATAAAACTCTCCGATAACGTGGCGCTTAATGCATTATATCCTTAGATGTAAATCCGTTACACTGCGAAGCTTCCTAAACGTTTGATAAGAATAATTTATGAGCTTTCGATATCGAGATAGTGCGCTTTCTACGGATGAAAGAGTACGTGATCTTTTGCCGCGTATGACGCTAGAAGAAAAAGTCGGTCAAATGATCCAATTGGCGGCACTAGAGGGGGACCACGAAAATTTTCTCCAGCGTTACCATATTGGTTCCTATCTACATGCCGTAGGCGATGATGTTACTCGATTACAGGCGTTAAATGAAAAACGCTCTAGGCTCAATATTCCACTCATTTTTGGTATCGACGCGATTCATGGTCACTGTTTAGAGGATGACACCACGGTTTTTCCGGTGCAGTTAGCGTTGGCCTGTACGTGGAACAAGGATTTACTCACCGAGGTGGGTAAAATAACGGCAAATGAGGCGAGGGCGA is a genomic window of Teredinibacter purpureus containing:
- the pnp gene encoding polyribonucleotide nucleotidyltransferase, whose protein sequence is MNPVIKKFQYGKDTVTLETGRIARQATGAVMVSMGETRVLCTVVGAREAKAGQDFFPLSVHYQEKAYSAGKIPGGFFKREGRPSEKETLTSRLIDRPIRPLFPNGYMCEVQVVCTVIAAEKAVDPDIAAMIGTSAALAISGIPFNGPIGAARVGYTQSEGYILNPEYAALADSELDMVVAGTRDAVLMVESEANELPEDIMLGAVLYAHQELQAVVHAVDELVRDAGKERWEWSAPAVNEELQAAVLRGFEDSIGVAYRIIDKQKRYNRLSELRTQAIAELVTADSDVKADDVQKLFAKIEKQIVRSRVVAGEPRIDGRDSKTVRGLQVEVGVLPKVHGSALFTRGETQALVVATLGSARDAQIIDALEGERKDNFMLHYNFPPYSVGECGRMGGTGRREVGHGRLARRGVAAMLPSSDDFPYTMRVVSEITESNGSSSMASVCGTSLALMDAGVPLKAPVAGIAMGLVKEENGYAVLTDILGDEDHLGDMDFKVAGTTDGITALQMDIKIEGITEEIMETALEQAMHARLHILAEMNAVIATPRSKLSDNAPQYHTMKIDPDKIRDIIGKGGATIRSITEETGATIDIDDDGTVKIYGDDGDSLAGAITRIEEITAEAEIGATYQGKVVRIVDFGAFVNFLPGKDGLVHISQIAHERVQNVTDYLSEGQDVDVKCLDIDQRGRIKLSIKELLPKPEVETGSDDA
- the infB gene encoding translation initiation factor IF-2, with amino-acid sequence MAEVTVSELAKSVGASVDRILAQMKQAGLSHQNSDEMVSDEEKQTLLAFLKSSHGESADAPKKITLKRKTTTTLKTGSGASRKTVNVEVRKKRTYVKREEASEDDADTGDQSISETESIVPETGTAELTVDAVPVVETVEPVVEADIEPAEEVAAAEVEPEAPPVVEVIRPSYTDDAEMLRQKAAQARRKAEQDAVEAKKLAQEKRKAEQVAAAKPAAAPANIPAAPASVDERSKHGHPKKLKTKAEIEVDEEEAKKHNKKAGKAVKKVAAPKKAASALDYVEDKEEIEEVIHSPKKRRMGGSSGSRPVIKVKNQHGFKKPTSKITYDVEIPEEISVSDLAQRMNVKAGEVVKQLMKLGTMATINQLIDQDTAQLVVEELGHKVVLVSGDAVEVKLREQVATDDGAVMVDRAPVVTVMGHVDHGKTSLLDYIRESKVASGEAGGITQHIGAYRVRTSHGELAFLDTPGHAAFTAMRARGAQCTDVVILVVAADDGVMPQTEEAVQHARAAGVPLVVAINKMDKEAADPERVKNELSAKDVIPDDWGGDTQFIPVSAHTGEGVEALLEAVALQAELLELKAPSDVPARGVVIESRMDKGRGVVATVLVQGGMLSGGDILLAGQSFGRVRAMTNEFGVKITEAGPSTPVELLGLDSPPEAGDEFLVVPDERKAREVAQFRAEKERGEKLQRQQAAKLENMFAGMGSDEKKILPVVLKTDVRGSLEAIQAALIDMGNEEVQVTLVGGGVGGITENDVNLALTSGAIIVGFNVRADASARKLAESESAEIRYYSIIYQLIDEVKSALSGMLDPERVEEIVGIADVRDVFRSPKFGQVAGCMVTEGSVQRNKPIRVLRENVVIFEGELESLRRFKDDVSEVRNGTECGIGVKNYDVKVGDQIEVFDVKEVAREL
- the rbfA gene encoding 30S ribosome-binding factor RbfA, producing MPREFKRSDRVADALQRSLANFIRTEIRDPRVGMVNVNSVSVNRDMANAKVYVTVVGAETDEEAEASVAILNKASGYLRNLIAKDLMLRMTPKLQFFYDFTAVHGQQLSSLIDQAVAEDNAHHSDDSGKEE
- a CDS encoding glutaredoxin family protein — encoded protein: MTASNQPFDHLTLYHSPTCGYCMRVYRALDTMQIKIGGANVASDYDARQLLRSQGGKTQVPALRIEHGNGKVQWMYESLDIINYLKTFKKSIAQ
- the rpsO gene encoding 30S ribosomal protein S15, which gives rise to MALSALEKDAIVKEHQTSETDTGSPEVQVALLTANINKLQGHFADHKQDHHSRRGLIRMVNQRRKLLDYLKGKNVSRYASLIQKLGLRR
- a CDS encoding MipA/OmpV family protein — translated: MSRLFCAFFLCLLLPAVQAEDLPKVELGIGFAAQHLRDYRGADESQTQALPFPILIYRGDRFQADKDGIRGLFLEGEGWELNFSAEAALNGGSDENTVRAGMESLDSAVEFGPSLNFNLTGEDFDHGWSLRLPLRAVFAVDLTDKNIEPIGFNANPKITYRKPALWRGWNSKVDLGLLWGSDDYHDYYYSVAPAMVTAERTAYDAAAGYSGSYFKFSLKKRRGQLWYGWNLRYDNLSAAVFDDSPLAVTPHYFSTTLAVGWFFWSSD
- a CDS encoding YceH family protein, yielding MKFSESEVRVLGVLIEKAVTTPDQYPLSLNALTTGCNQKTNREPVVEYSDTQTQSIIDELIKKSLVSEMRLGGRVPKYQHRFCNTEFGEYHFNAQELGVICVLFLRGAQTPGELRTRTNRLCTFSDVTEVEQILSGLINRDGLPYVKQLPREAGRRDSRYRHLFLESDTIDDTPLKGAARTSGAAVVDVPATAVEDVAADTLLDRIEMLELTVEELQQQIISLQRNVKD
- the truB gene encoding tRNA pseudouridine(55) synthase TruB; the encoded protein is MGRRRRFGRPISGVLVVDKPAGVTSNDVVQRAKRLFYANKAGHTGALDPLATGVLPLCFGEATKFSQYLLDSDKGYISTYRFGLQTDTADADGQVIAEVDASKLTAKAVEKAIAHYRGDIKQIPPMYSALKRNGQPLYKLAREGIEVEREARPVTIYNFELLDFRPGQYAEADVRVECSKGTYIRSLAEDIGRDLGVGAHVQSLRRIQAGPFMEAQVLNLDDIEAERGDDRAETLDHHLLPTDAPVAEMPALTLDEHSGFYFLRGQAVINNEVYQLGDEGDKVRVFQSTGEFLGVGEITDDSRVAPSRLVAQP